The Nicotiana tomentosiformis chromosome 2, ASM39032v3, whole genome shotgun sequence genome includes the window aaCTGAAGGAACTTGTTTACCCTGAAACTAGAAGAATCCTCTTGCGAGCTAAAtaaggtgggtgcaacatttgacctctgggcttgagaagctactaactgagtcaaCATTTGAATAGCTCCTCTAAGATCCCCATCGGAAATACCGGGACCAGGAGCTGGGGCTGTAGGTGGAACAGGTATATTGGCGGGGgggattgtggcaccctccgcgggtgtaggaactggggtagtctGTTCTGGAGTAGACGAACCAGGCAatgtgatagtagggggattatcctcacccgcattaaCAAGTAAGGTATCAACAGCCACTCATGGTGTGGCATTGGTTTtttggccaattctcgctctcttcttaggtgccatttactgaaagttagaccAATGCACGAGTTAAGGGCAAACAACCTCACGTTCCGCTCTATtgcacgatatagaacaacaatgaagggtatcattcttaaatgtccaaatagccccctaattatagatgtggtcgacaacacaccgataagaaaggctctactagacatggctccgagaaatcctaggacactttaaacccttaggctctaataccaagtttgtcacgccccaacctcggggagcgtgaccagcacgcaatcgagtgaacccggtcgagcaagcctagaaaacctttcctacccgactcattcatgatccaaaaagggaatgcgtcaccattggtaaaacaggggagagatcagttatataaatatataaacgttgctagctcttttttttaattatatgcattatgccatagttaagtttccaaaatacagctcggtccaacgaccaccccaacatacatacatgacccacataaacgtctacggagcctctaagggtacaaaagagcaacatgataatgccggcaaaaaggccccggctatacctcaaaatataaaaaacttATACATAacaaggactacatgaccccaggaagaaatggggctcaccaagactgttgtGATGAGTGAgagggagagcaccactatctgcgatcagtgctatctgtgatggaaccacctacatccattcaaagatatagcgcccccggcaaaagggacgttagtactatcgaatagtactagtatgtaaggcaaatactaatcttagtagaatgaacagtgaaacaaagagaaggcagtcataacaatcaataagtacttcacagaaatacaaagaatcatcaaataaggatcacataatttccaattcaatctttccatcttcttAGGTTAATGATATTTAGTGCCAAATACACAACTCACAATGCTACcgtatttttacacggagtccgatctcggcccgaccggctaagccatcccaaCTGAGACATATCCATATACATAATGTAAATCaacaattccaacacaaatgccaccatgtgtacggcatggcatccgatctcgttccaatcggctaagccatctcacttgagacataacctctttcaagtaTTCACTCAATttacatttctttcccatctttcattacatttcacaaccagcctcatttattaagtaattCTTATCaattgggaacattttacaattcaagcattttccttttttatctgttcaaataacatcatcacataaggcattgcacacataagggaaggagcttggaaacaacataattacgttctcaaatagcatgatgacatggtaaccatctaaaacaattagggaacatgaatctttcaatccaacacactaaggcaaacaattctagtatgatcaagttagaacttacacccatcattcggacaccaggagttcgattctaggaagaagagagttagccatacatacctcaatttttcttctttagactctacaattatccggaacccttagcaaccacaatatattttagcaatatacaaattgaacccagaattaggaaaatattcatggttctagctcactttttcccacactctttatcacatgcatgcaagatgaaccaccatcatacaCATGAAGTATCATACTAATACctcattatagctatgtttgaaattaagagctggggtgatgaagtcttacctttttggatgaagaatttagtactctacttgaatatttccaagctttgagtgatggttgaagattaatttgatgaaaacttaggtcctccctcttgaaccctctctttctcactctagaaacatcagaaaatgagctcaaaatagacctaagaggtattttaacggaatgggggtcggattttaaattaaaaaaatgggtgccccgacacaagtatgcggtcgcatatgcaatcacataatggttatgcgatccacaaagtgaccgcagaaatggccctcaggggcctgaacttatgGCCCAGGTATGCTACCAGTATGCGatccgcatactcgttctgcggtcgcataatgtaccgcagaactccctccataaaaactcaagagggattatgcgatcgatatgcgatccgcatatcgattatgcggtcgcataatcgaccgcaaaactgacctcacattggccaaactttctgcttcactctgcggccattatgcggtccgcagagtgattatgcgaccgcataatgggccacagaaatgcgttcttctgagAAATATTTTTCTCTAAGTCTgtggggtactgttcaatccaaaaagtccgaaccgtggtaccacgaaaccccgagtttttgatttaaatttttacgggtccttacagatAAGCTGCCCAGAAGTAACTTCATAGGAACTTAAAACTTCCATAACAAGTTGCAAAGATGTAGCATCTAAAGAGGAAAAAAATGATAGTATCATCAGCATTTGCCAAGTGGTTAATCTTTGGACTCCACTTTGGCAATCCAAAGCCACAAAAGTACAAATTCATGTGTAAATCATTAAGACCCCTAGACAATTCCTCAGTTTCCAGAATAAATAGTGTCGGAGACAATGGATCTCCTTGCTTGAAACCTCTAGTAGATTTGAAGAAATCATAGAGCTACCCATTCAAAAGTACTGAGTACCAATTATTGGACACAATCTCTCACAGAATCCTATCTTCCTCAATATATATACTTTTGTCTAGAACAACCAAGAAAGCATATCATATGCTTTTATCATATCAAGTTTGATCACCATATTAGGCTCAGCCTTGGTTCTCAACCTTATACCAGTGATGATCTTTTAAGTAAGTATGACATTCTCTACAATGCTCCTTCCTTTTACAAAGCATGCTTGCTCATCataaatcaagttaggaaaaaTATCAACCAACCTTTCATGAATGACCCTTGAAAATTTTTTATTAATGAAGCTGCTTAAGCTTATTGGCCTCATATTCGAAAATGTtgctacttctttcttctttggtAGAAAACCAAATTTGTGTGAGTCACAAATTTTAGCAATTCCTGGACATTTAAGAATGCTCTAACCATATAAAATATATCCTCACTAATGATTTcccagcatgtttgataaaaACACTCATTGAAACCATTTGGACCTCCAACACTATCACCATTTAGCCCAAATACTGCCTTTTTCACCTCCTCTTTTGTTGGCTGCTTTATAAGGTTATCATTCTGCCCCATCTCCACCCTGCTAGGTACGTGATCAAGAATACCAAAAGTAGTAGGTACCTTATCTTTATGAAATTGTGCTTTTGGAAAAAATTAACTGCTTCCTCAGCCATATCTTCAGTAGTTTCCAACCATTGGCCTCCACTGTTTTGTATTATTTTAACTTGCAATCTCTTTCTTCTCCCATTCACCAGAGCATGGAAGAACTTATTGTTCCTGTCACCATCTAGGAACCAATTCATACCAGCCTTTCATTTTCATAATTCTTCTTCCAGTTGAAGATATCTAATAAACTCATCATTCACTTTCAAAAGTGTCTCCCTATTGTGCGGTGTAGGTTGCAATTCAAACTCTGTTCATGCACAATCACACGTTCTTCAAGACTAGATACTTTTGAAAAATATTACAATAAGTAACCTTACTCCATTGTGCCATTTCATcttgtaattaaaaaaaaaaagtaaaaggatTACCACTTAAATTTGATGTCCAGCTCTCTTTAACAACATCTAGGAATGTTTGATGCTTAATCGAGAACATCAGGAATTTAAAAGATTTCTTGATAGGTGCTGCATTTAAGTCACAAGAGATGATCAAAGGACAGTGATCAAAACTTGTTTTGGACAAATGAGTAGCCACCACTCCAGGAAGCATATGTTTAAACTTTATGTTAGCCAAGCATCTATCTAATCTCTTAGATATGCAATCATCTGttctcccattccaccatgtatAAATACTACCCTTGAAGCCTAAATCAAAAAGGTTACAAGTGTTTATGCAATTCCTAAAATCTTCAACTTTATTCAAAGACACTGGAAGCCCCCCAATCTTCTCTTCCTCATAAACAATTACATTGAAGTCACCACCAACAAGCCAAAGAACATTCATGTCTTGAGCTAGAGCATACATAGAATCCCACAGTTCTATCCTCTCAATTGCATCACATTTGGCATACACAAGAGTGACTATAAAATCCTTTTGTGAAAGAGGATTAAATAATATAAGTGTAAGTTGTTGTTCCATGTCAAAAAATATATCAACCTCATAATCTTCCTCCACAAAAGCCCAAACCTTGTTTGATATATTAACAAAAGCATGATGAATTCCTAACTTTCTTCTATACTTCTCCACTTTGTTAGCATTTTGCACAGGCTCCATCAACCCAATGAACTGAAATTCATATTGTCTATGCATTGTGACAAACCTCTCAAAAGCTTTCTTTGTATTGACGAGCCTTATATTCCAGATAATAGCATTCATTACTAATTACTAGATTTAGTAAGGGCCCTTCTTGTTTGTACTCTAGTGCCAGGGACACTAGAATTTTCCTTATGTTGCGTTTTCCTTCCCTTACCAACTACTTTAACTTTGTCAATTTGTCTTGGAGATaaatccccttgtcttgcatcaTTCATGAAGTTCTAAGCAGTAGATTCTCCGTCAAGATATTTACCTGCTCTTCCCTATTGATCATCCTCCTCCATTTCTATATTTTGATGCACCACTTGATTCAGCACAGGCTTAGGAATTAACAAATTATTTAAAGTTTCTTTGGCCACCTTTAGGGGTTGATTTTTAGGGGAACTGGACACCACTGGTATCTTTTTCCCAGCTGAAACTGCACCATTAACCTTGCCAGCGACATTAGGGTTCACTGTAGCTAGGGTTTGTCCTATCGGGCTAGGGTTAGTTATAGTTACtgtttcattagttttgggaaagTTTTCTCGCCCTTTTGAGCTGATTTCATGCACTATTGATTTCGTCATTGCATCACCTCCTACATTAGATACATTCACCTCCTTATTGACATTAGTATCACCACTAAGGTTATCTTGATCATCTTCCTCATCTGCCACTTCCTTGTCATCATTATCCACCAATTGATCATCGTCCTCTACCTGATCTGATCTTTCTCATCTTGAATTTCCCCTTCTTCTTCTGAAAATTATTCTACTTGATCACTCCATAGCTTTTCCAGTAGTACATTACCAATTTCTTGTGTTTGAGaagaaacttcttgacacgactGGTTTGTAGTGACAAATCTAGCTAAGTTATCACCTCTTATCTACGTATTTATATCTGTAGCATTGCCTTCATTCGTTGTAGTATTATTAGCACCAAAAGCACGATTTACCCACTGAGTAGAGGACTCATTCACCGTTGCATATCCCTCATCCTTGTCATTACAATTTATACTTGAATTATCTCCTTCTTTGGATGGCCCAATCCCAGGCGAAGTAGGTTTAAAAACAGGTGCAGCTGGACTTAAATTCCCAGTACTCGTATTGCTAGGTTTAGGGCTATGATGAACAGTATCCTTCTCTACCAAAGCTAACTGGTTGTCACCTTCCTTCTCCCCATGTCAGCTGGGACAATTTCTTTTCCATTAGTATTTTGAACGTCATTACCACTGTTCACAACCTTCACTCGATTGTCTTTACCACTGGTAAGGATCCTCACTGGAGGATTATTATTAACTTTATTCACCACATTATCCTACTCCACCTGTTTCATTTTGTCATTTTCCTCCATCAACTACGAATGTAATCTTCTACACTCTTCCTCATTATTCCCTTGTAATCTACACTCTTTACAGCATTTAGGAATGTAATCATAGTGAATTTTAACCCATTCAGTTCTTATTTCACCTGTGGCTTCATTCTTAATGTCCATACGTACTCTTTTAGGTAGTTCTGCTAACAaatcaacttgaactttaactcTAGCACAACTAGGTCTAGTCTTATTAATTGTAGCCATATCCAAATGTAAAGGATTACCAAAGGTGTACAAGAGGAGATCCATGCCAATGCCAAAGGTGTTTCTTCATTGATTTTGAACTTGGAATCATAAATAATGGGCCTCATATGATATTGATATCCATCTTTTGCCTTCAAGTGCTAAGCACCCTTAGAGGTGAGGTTGATGAAGTCTTCAAACAGTGTTAAACAAATCAAAACATGCATGTCTCTAAAGAAACCAACATTGCATTCTCCTTTGATTTCATATTGTGATGGAATAATTCTACGAACCTCCTAAAGTTCTGGTCATCCGTATGAAAACTTCCTTACAACTGCATATTGTAGACCTTAAATGATGTTCATACGTTACACTTCTGATTCTGTCAAGAGGCTGCCCATGTAGCAAAGTTACATGTTTGATTGGAATTGGTGTGACAGTTTGTAAAGTAGGGTTTACGCGCATGAGGGTGTTCAAAGAAGTAGGCTTTAGGATTTTGGTGTAACCCAGGGTTGGATTAATGGCTGAATTGTTGTTTACTGGTTGAGGATTGGTCGTAGAAGGCAAATCAACCTCCAAAGGAGGATGACCGCCAGCTAAATTTGCCATTAGAGGGTTTTTGTCGGTGAATTGCCTATGAGCCAAATTGgccatctctttctcttctttggtgtttattttttactttattatttaaaattattaattttttaaatttaatttacataatggatatatttagagtaGTTAAAAAAGCGTGTTCTAGTAAGGGTGGTACTAGTAAGAGTAAAAATACtaaaagatcaagaggtggtgCTGGTTCTTCTAGTAGTTTTACATATATTTCTGAAAGTTAACCTAAAAATATAAAGGTAGATTATGAGCTACTTCAAGAAGATTATGGtatagatgataatttagatggTATTGAGTCACCcgataatcttgaaacaccaTCACCTATACCTAGTGCTGCTAGTCAAAATACTAGGAGTGGCGGTCGTGGTGATATAGGTAGGCCTCCTCTCCCtattaagaagtaagtgttggCAATTTTTTAaaagactagaagaagataaaaattatgtaagatgtacTATTTGTCAAGAAgtttataaacatgagaccggAGGTAAGCAGGGGGAACGGGTCAACTTCGTAGGCACATGGCAGATAACCACCCTATTGTATGGGGTGCTGATGAACAATCTGGCCAATAAAATTTTAACCTGAGTACTGACGGTTTATTGGGTAAATACGATATAttgaaagatcgggaagaattagtTAATTGTTTTAGGTTGTTTATCTTTAGCTTTGTTACTTtaccatatcttgttacttatattcaaaaAATTTATAACCCTTTATTTAAAgttattcctagaagtacttgtagagctgatatTTTTAGGATTTTTAGACAATATCGAACATATATCTGTTATTTATTTGCTAGTCTTCCTTGTAGAGTTTCTGTTACTTCTAATATTGGTCATGCTGTTAATAGAAATGATTATTTGACTATTATATGtcattggatagatgataatttttgtatgcaaaaatATATTATAGATTTTAAATATGAtaaagatcaaagtcatactagtgcatttataagtaatactatccacgaagttgctatattttacaATCTTGAAGAAAACGTTTTGTGTATattatttgataatgcttctaacaaca containing:
- the LOC138906157 gene encoding uncharacterized protein codes for the protein MNAIIWNIRLVNTKKAFERFVTMHRQYEFQFIGLMEPVQNANKVEKYRRKLGIHHAFVNISNKVWAFVEEDYEVDIFFDMEQQLTLILFNPLSQKDFIVTLVYAKCDAIERIELWDSMYALAQDMNVLWLVGGDFNVIVYEEEKIGGLPVSLNKVEDFRNCINTCNLFDLGFKGSIYTWWNGRTDDCISKRLDRCLANIKFKHMLPGVVATHLSKTSFDHCPLIISCDLNAAPIKKSFKFLMFSIKHQTFLDVVKESWTSNLSDGDRNNKFFHALVNGRRKRLQVKIIQNSGGQWLETTEDMAEEAVNFFQKHNFIKIRVEMGQNDNLIKQPTKEEVKKAVFGLNGDSVGGPNGFNECFYQTCWEIISEDIFYMVVPSQIALIADSGALPLTHHNSLEQTTPVPTPAEGATIPPANIPVPPTAPAPGPGISDGDLRGAIQMLTQLVASQAQRSNVAPTLFSSQEDSSSFRVNKFLQLDPPVFTGTDPRKDPQDFIDKIHKTLRVMRATETEGV